The genomic window GACCTACTAAATTCACTGCACAAGTGGGGTGCACTGCTGCTccttaatcttgcaggttccccccccccccgattagtgcaggggccacacttgcagcttgCTCCTGGTTGGTGGTTAggaaaaaactgcagttttaaatagaGGTGCAGTGATATATTGGTACATATCATATCTGCACCAATAAACGTAAaactgacattattggcaatcggcttttttggcTGCTGTGAGCAGTAATGTTGCCAATAcatgctgcgtgcatgcacacagctgcagcgcagcacaggacagcacacAGGTGGCCAAGAGCGCAGCCTatcagcatggagagcagcatccagctggtaagtcgaggggggggggggggggggaatgggttgggggtagatcaaggcccccacagtgaagaagggagtggggctggggcaggtgctgcacagccaggacagGGCACAAGACCGCCATAAGCGGCTTGTCTGGATGGTGTACGGGGAGTCACATTCCGCTGTTGCATGCACCCCCAAGGGAGGGATGCCTCCTAGATCTGTGCACAGAGCAAAggcaagctgctgctgtgcacttggGCCAGGAGCAGTGTCAGGCTCTGCCTGATGGGTGGGGCTTGGGCTTGGGCTGCTCTCAGGatgggtggtgctgggaggggggagctacagccatcccaaaatttgccatagccccctgTAACCTCAGCCTGGCCCTCACCACTGGAAAGAGTCTGGTGCCACACTGTGCACACGTCCAGGAGGCACGTGCCCCGCTATGCCTCctccaggagtgcacgcagtgtctgcccctgtccttgccccaatcacactccatccctcaccatgggggccttgttttgcctcccccccccgtgccccttccccacaacagacttaccagcctgatgctGCTCTCTGAGCTGTTGGGCTgtatattggcaattggatcagtgTCAGCCAATGTGGCTTGTTgctaattggccatcagtatcggcccaaaaaatttttatcagtgcacccctagttggcaccatttttgcctcctgccgctgactggctgaggggccccagtggccctgatGCTTGTTGCTGGCTGgcggggaggcaaaaaccacaccataattaaaaccatggttttcatTTCCTACCAATTAGGAGGGAGCAGTGTGCTCCCTATGCCAATCAATAACTGCGGGGAGGGGCACACGAGGAAGCATGAAAGATTGAAGGATCTGCCATGTACCCCACTtatgccatgaatttggtaggtccttaTTGATAGAGAATAGCGATTAATTTCTGGTTCCCAAAGCTAGTCTTTTGATATTGGTCTTAATGCCTACCTTGTTGTCACAATATGGTGACATCTTCTAGCAAGTGGAGAAGAAATTACATATGTGATCCAAGGTGGGCAGTTGCAGTTTGGTGCATTGAGTGGACtgagatggctggggcacaatttCACGAACCTCAGCCCAGCACCCTGAAGTACTTAGGAGCCAGAGGAGTAGGTGTGTAATTGGGTGAAGTACCTGATTAATACCCTACCTTGGTGGCAGGCAGAAATACAGCTTACTGACAGTGTTCTGTAATGATTTCTCATTTGGTCCGTCACCTCAAACCTGCCTCTATCAAACGTACGAGGTTGGAGCTTAAAGGCTgtaaagcagaggtgggcaattatttcaggcggagggccgcttacccagttttggcaagctgtcgagggctgcatgggtagccccgtcctttgacaggtgccctgccccctggccaccatcttgggaacagtgtcccaatgtcttgggattgatgtcccagggccagcaccggtggggcccagaacagggtgcaggctggcaggggtctgtggagctgggctgcaccagcaggaagaggggggagctggcccggctccatagagcctctgccagctggaaCCCTatacccctgctctgggccttgcTGGGACACCGGTGCGAGCCCTGTGTTCCTGCGCCCACTCATttccagtgcccccccccccccccccccagccccatggtacaggcttgggggagcgcacagccctgaacccctgctcaccagcaaggaaggagctggtgcggagCGCAGGATAGAGCCACCCCTTGTCTGCCCCATGGtccacactccctgctgcagccattcaCACATcgcgcagggctgtcctgagcaggcacaggcagccccaggcgggtggcgagcagctgcagtgcagggggtgggcgaggggccgcttttcccatGCTCTggaccagcttgtaacccgcccccactgccagccccgtGTGGGgctctgtgcctgctcaggacagccccatgcatgctgtgagtggctgcagtagtgagggctggccatggggtgggggaggggccgcttttccctgcgttctgcaccagctccttccctgccaccctccctccccacctttacCTGAGCTTCCTCCCCTgttggggcttccagctggggggccggggccggaggggccctgctgttgcaggatcCTGCTgaggattcccctgggtcctactaccccttgttcctgtcatttttgatggGAACCAAGgacaaatgcattttaattttctacattttttttaggggccctgcgggccagatagtgtccacaggccatattttgcccacccctgctataaagcaACCTCCTTTGTGAAGACTGACCCAGACAGGAAGACTTAGCCATGTTCATTCCTCAGCTATTCAGTTGGGTTGGTGCCCTCTAAGTTCCATCTTCAGGCTGGGTTCTGGAGTGGTTGTGGCATAAAATAGCTCCTATTATAAAGTGCAGCTTCTAGCAGGTAAGGGTAGggcctggagctctgcctcctTTCAGAGCATATCTCCTGGTGTTATTAATTGCAAGTCTTCTCCCCTTCAGCTGTAGTAGTGGTACAGAATGCCAGTGTCCAGGACCTGAAGAAAGCCATCCAGCGGTATGTGCAGCTGAAACAGGAGCGGGAAGGAGGTATACAGCATGTTAGCTGGTAAGCTCTCAAAGAAAGGCAAGGTGTGCTGTGGACAATCTAAACTTCAGCACTACCCTCTTCTTCTGCAGTAAGGGCTGCATATAGCAGTCACCATTCTATTTTCTTTTTGACTCTCAAATTTTGagattttttctgttttatagtTTTGCTGGTGTTTGATCAAACTGAAAGAATTGCCTGCTGATGACTAGCTGGTAAAGTAAAGTATTTTCAGGGGCTTAGGAAAAGCCTGTGCAAGATTCATTTGAGACAGGCTGAACGTCCAGCTGCTTGGTCACTGCAATTTGAGATGAGCACCACGACCGTGAAAAGACAAACTGCACAAACCAGGAATTCAGTGGTTACCTGACCTGGCTGATCAGAAAGCTTCAGTTGTACTCACTGAGTCATATATCTTGCTTGTCCCTTTTCTGCTCCTACTTTTTAATTAATGTGGTTAACTGCTGTTCCTTTTGTCCTTTAACTCACAGAATTCTGATTTTGCAGGAAATATGTGTGGAGAACATATCACCTAACCTTTGCTGGAGAGAAACTGACAGACGACCGAAAGAAGCTGAGAGAGTAAGCGGTCAGAATTCTCCTCAGTTTTATGAGCCTGCTTGGACTATAAAGAAACCTGGTGTGATCTGCATTGCAAAATAATGTGGCTAAATGAGTGTACAGAtaaagggaaggatttttttGGATGATATCTATTCTCTTTTCCCGTGCCACTGGAAGGGATGGGAACTCCTAGCTGCTTTTAAGATATAGCTCAGTACATTTCTGAAAGTGCCTGCAACTGCAGGGAACTGGATTTGATCAAATCCAGTTTCCTGCAGTTGCAGGCTCTTTCAGAAATGTACTGAGCTATATCTTAAAAGCAGCTagtttttgttatgttttttgtATCTCTGCTCTGCTAGAAAGCTACTCCAGAACTTCAGTGCTCCACAGATGAAGAATTGTCCTCTAGTTTCCAGGCCAAATGTATTTGTGATCAATTTATGTTCACCTTTTTTTGTGCCAAGGTTGTCCTTCAGTTCAAATACATCTTTTCCTTTCCTGATGCTATGAATTTATAGGGGGCAGTCACACTTTCACTCAGCATTTATTTTGTGAGCCCAAACAAGCCAGGCTCCCCTAGTCTTCTCCTGCATGCTAGGCTCTCTATTCTCCAGTCATTGCAAGAGCCCTTTTTGCATCTATTCCAGTTGTTGTTTTTCTTGAATATATATGGGTGACTAAAATTGTCCACGGATCTGttttgtagccatattggtctgagataaaaaggaatagaaagctccaaaactcttggttcagaggtgatacctttttattagaccaactaagtgtTATATTCTTTGCAACCTTTTGGGCGCACATACCCTTCTTCAGCCTGAGGAGAAATCGGAGATTGTAAAAGTTCCCTTAgataaaataaacttcattttgcacagaggaagctgaaggtggatgtatgttcctctgggtccatgagagtcccTTTGTGCGAGTTGCTCTTTGTGCAGATAAGGCAGTTtctcttccctggtggtgtcagaaaGGCAGGGAGATGTAGAAATCTTTTTTGTTTATCAGTGAAGTTTATAATTCCAAAAACAGCTAAAATACGGCATCTTTCATGTTTCAGGATCTGTTTTGTAGCCATGTTCGCCTGAGACAGAGGAATACAAAACTCTTGgtaatagcttttattagaccaactagaaaatagcaaaaaaattattatttttctttgcaagcttttggcccCATGAGCCCGGATAGTTTCACCAGTGCATTCTATAACATTAATGCTTTCCTATCTCTACCAGAAATACCCTGTTCCACTCTAGGGTCATATTTGCCTTTATTCATTGCTGAATTCCATTTCAAACTCATTCATCCTATGATTGACTGTCAGACCAGGTTTTCCTCCCCCTTGCTTTTTTCCAAGTGATGAGCTCCAAACTTATAGGAGAAATTGAAATAGTCCCCACCCCTGCATTTTGTACTACTaaatttttccctcttttttccccccccccttcctctatCTCTCTCTCACGCGCACTCTCCACCCGTTCTGCTCTTGTGTTGTTCCCTTGTCTCTCGCGCCACTCTCTTGTcccgcccacccctgccctttctCTCTTAGGTATGGGATCAGAAATCGGGATGAAGTTTGCTTCATAAAGAAGCTTCGAAAGTGACCTGTGAGGTAAGCCTTAGGTCTGGATCATCTTCAAATCTAAAGCTAAAGCTCTCAAACTCCTAGTGTTTGAAACTGCAACTTGGTGCTACTGTGTCCCATGTATATTCACACCTTTagttccattatttttccaggcctcagtgcaggcaacccccgcttaatgcGGTTTCAGTTGGCACTATTTCACTATAGTGCTCATTTAGAATTGATACCCAATTCCACTGAGTGCTCAGCCAGTTTCGCTATAGCACTCAGTGGAATCAGAGTTtcagcaggcagggagaagcagtagtGTCGGCAGCGAGTGAGTGGGTGGACAGGCATGAGGGCCCAGGGCGGGACAGCAGAAGCACgggcccaggctggcacatggtgccagagcGGGTATGGGGGTGGAGATAAGTGGCTGCAAAAAAGGGGAGGAGCACGGGGCCCAAGCCAGTGCCCAAGCCAGCAGGGTCCTGCACccagggtgggaggcaggagcatggggcctgcgctggtgtgtggggcttgtgcCAGAGCCAGTGGAAGCCCacacccagagcagggcggcaggagcaccggtgcctgcaggtggggggaggagggcggggagaagtggcagtgacaGAGGCGAGTAGCGTGGGGCCCAcaccggggccagggctggctggggcctgccccCAGAGTGGGGGAGCAGGAATGCAGGGCCGGCATCGGTGCCTGGCGGCAGgggccagtgcccagagcagggtagcagtagtgccagtgcccaGGCTGGCAAGTGGGACTGGAGAGACCGGCCCGCcggcaaggggggtggggagaggtggcagtagTGAAAAGTAgtgagtgggggccaggcacgaATGTGGGACCCATGCCActgcccagggccaggactggcGTGGGCCTAGAGCGGGGTGGCTGGAACGTGGGGCCGGAGCCCTGGCAGGCGGGCAGTAACCACTTAATCTCTATTTACATTCAtttctatggggaaatgggttttgctTAGCACGGTTCTGCTTAATGCTTAGAATACAGGCAAccccgcttagtgctcttaacTGGTTCCAGAAAAACTAAGTTGCAGAAGCACCAAGGGATAATGTATCATATTGTTATATATTGCTGCTGCTACCAAGCTTTGTGTATATTAGTAGTGAAAGCAGCCTTTCCCTAAACTCATTATACGGGTACTGAATGCAGTTTCACAAAACAAAATTTTATCGTTAAGGTCATATCTACGATTAATATTTGAAGTTTGAAAATCCACTTCAGTAACAAGTTTTGAACAACTGTGTGTGTTTAGAGAGAGGTTAGGTTTTTTTATAACCCGTTGATGATTGGAAGTTTTCACGCAGAAGTTGGAAAAACAGTGGTCACGGATGACTTAAGAGCAGAAATGCTTGGAGTATACTTTGAAGAGCAACAGTTGGAAGCCAAGAAAGCCTGACGCACGCATCAGTCAGAGACCATGCAAAGAgctctatggcaggggtgggcaattatttcgggtagagggccacttactgactTTTgtcaagccatcgagggccacatgacaggcagccaggagcagataaatattaattttctaaaatttttaggggccccgcgtgccagatagaatggcctggcgggctgcattttgcccacacTGTTCTATGGCCTAGAGCAGTTAGTAGTTGAAGAGGATCATGCTCAgaagcaggagaatgaagcagagttCCATAACTTGCTTAGTTATAAAAGATTAAAGTTGCTGGGATAAATTTGTGGAGGGTATAGGGTGGTAAAATAGGGAGTTCTGGCGCTCCAGTTTGGGTATGTGATGCATGAAGTTGTTTTGCAGTTTAGTTTGTATTTCAGAGTATAGGGTGTTTGGTTATCCTACGTTTCTGAGCTTCTTTGTAGCCCCATAGAGCTAGAGAGGAATTTGTTGCTACAGGATTTTTGtgcttcctcagaggcatttggtgttggccacagccagggctggggattttgacgGGGTGTGCTGATGCTCCTGTTGGGACTCCAAGAAAATCAAGATGTTCCTGATCTGCTTTCAGGGTCAGGCTGAtcgccacatttgggatcaggaaggaattttacttcaCAGTGACATTGGTATGGGTTGTGGGAGGGCCTTTTGTTAGTAGAAGGTATGGTCCTATTCCTTGGATCTCACTTACTTTCTGTCCTTGCAGTAGCAGAAAATTGACAGTAAATTCTTCTCTCTGCTTTACTTCTATGAAGTAATAGTGTGTTTTTGATGTTTCATCCATTATGCTTGGTAGTTGTGGGtgagttttttttgttcccaaaGCTTTAAAGGAAGTGAAGAGTTCCAGTTCTTTTTGTTGCCCCCAGCAGTGTGGCAGAGAGATCAGacctgggaaggagggaggtcaGTGCAGTGCAGAGCAACATGAGGAGGAAAAGAAGATGTAAGAGGTGTGACGTAGGAGACGTAAAGGCCATCTCAAGTCTCTCTACCTTCCACTTTTCTACTTTTCCTTCAAGATGTATCCCTTATGTATGACTTTCAGTTCCTACTCTGTTGCTGCATCCTCTGTCCAGCTTCTCAGCTTGTGAAACTCATACTGATACCTCCCTCTGTGCGGAGGAAGGAGTGGCCTGTGTTGGCAGGCAGAGTAGTAGGAAGTAAGACGACAACAGGCAGCGAGTAAATTCTGTTCCTTGGGTGATTTTTGCCATGGCGTTGGAGAGCTGTCCTGTGAAATGAAGCAATAACaagttttttgtattttttttttttaaaggaaaattcaCTGCTCCAAAACTTGAATATTGCAGATTTATTATTGCTGATTGTTGCCTCATCCTCATCTAGAACATTAAGTTTAGCTAAACTTAAATGTCTGAAAAGCAGGGAGTGCTCTGTAAAAGTACAAATGGCCCTCACAACGCAATCTGAACTCTGTCCCTTTGAGAAATGCCCACATGTCACTGACAGAGCATTAGCATTGACCTTTATACAAGatctagaacagtgtttctcaacccatgggtggcgacccaaaagtgggttgtaagaatatatgaaagggggTCACGaacaagcttttaaaaatggatcaacaaactgttaaaaatggattctcctttaaaggagaaaaatgtgggacaCTGTGACTTCTCCCTTTAAgactgtcagagttccagcctgcaaagggctgcttgccccccgccccgccgcaTATCTCTttcccacacacccatccccagccccacactctgggggggctggggaggtcaggagtgaggggcactgggttgggactggccatcagtgtttacaaatgggtcttggtacaaaaaaaggttgagaaccactggtctagagcacATGAAGCTAAACCTACTTTAGGCTTGCAGAATATCACCATCACTTCAGCCTTCTGAGGTGTTGCCTTCATTTACCACTTCACATAAACCAGGGACAGCACTATCATGTATGCTGCTAGTTTATTGGAGTCCCCATAGCTAGAACATCCTTGTGCACTTCTGCTGACAGTTGGCAGAACTCATTGCGTACATGAGCCATGTTTGATCCTTTAAGAAAACTCAATACACTGACAACTGCCAAACAGCTCCAAAAAATCTTTCTACCACTCAAAACAGTGGCACCTACAGCAGTGATTGCAGCTGAGAGCATCCAACTAAATGCTGTCATTCAGATTTATAGAGTAAATGTTAAAAATGATGCTTTTCATATATGCTAACAGTGGTACAATCTTTCCTGAGTCATCCCCACTAGCTATTGCCAGCTGTAAGGGGCTGATTTAAAGTAGCATTGTAGCAATAATGTGTGCCTTGACTTAAGTTTCTTGGGTTTCATGGATTAAAATTTGCTTGCCTTAACTCTTCATGTCCTCATCTTCAGACATTTAAGTTCAGTTGGAAGAGCATGAAgtaccagtggttcccaacctttttagactgcagACTGGTAAACCGTGGACCAGAAATGACCACAGACCAGCATAGTGCAgaccaaaaatataaaaaaagacaCTGAGTATAAAAAAAGGGTTGActgctggtctgcagtatgccagtcacttccggACTTCTGGTCC from Alligator mississippiensis isolate rAllMis1 chromosome 13, rAllMis1, whole genome shotgun sequence includes these protein-coding regions:
- the SNRNP25 gene encoding U11/U12 small nuclear ribonucleoprotein 25 kDa protein, which gives rise to MAAADGSGAEAEAEEEEEELAHAEVLELFQEGLVRLVQDPLLCDLPVQVTPEEINSQIALEYGQAMTVRVCKADEEVMPVVVVQNASVQDLKKAIQRYVQLKQEREGGIQHVSWKYVWRTYHLTFAGEKLTDDRKKLREYGIRNRDEVCFIKKLRK